The window TACGTACATTTTGCGCCGACGGCAATGAACGATCAACATTGTAGAAGATACCAAATAATAGCTCACTCTCTGTTGAGGTGGGTATGAATGAAACATCAGCAGCCGCTGCCCATAAGTGATTCTCACTTTCAAATGGGTGTGACTTATATTTCCATTCAAACTAATGATTTAACAATtcagaaataagaaaataatttgatTGATCCAATTATATGTATCGAATTGGTTTAGTCAACTAAAggaaataataatttaagatTACGTAAACAAATGACATTACTGCATTCCAGACTCCagtttttattagaaaaaacaTTCCATACTCCATTAATAACAAACACAAAGCAAGACTAACAAAACAATTGTGTCAACttaaaacacacacaagacTATTAGTTGAAACATTTGTTCGACTTtctgaaacatttttttcttaatattttttttaaaaaaccttTATAAAAAGATATACACATATAGAGATTATGAAAAATTTCTCttagtatttatattttatggttataattaaaattctgttaagattttttttctttttgaaaatttaaaccGCAATACGGAAGTttcatattttagaaaaaatcataatttgggaagcgtaaaaaataaataaaattggtGAAAGAAAATATGAGagagaaatataattaaataatttagaaaattgacaaagaaataatagaaaagaaacaaataaaggTGGCAAGCATGTATATATAGTTAAGAGATTGATTGTTAAGTGCATTAGCAATTTAAGAGCTGTTGCTTCACCATTATCGGCTGGATTAGCTTGATTCTTAATTTCTCTTCTCTCTGAATTAATTTATaccaaaaccctaatttttaaaaattgtttcaacAGAAGAACAACTTATAAAACCAGTTGTCCCTtccatggcttcttcttcttcttgagttTGGGAAGAGAACGTGTCAAAGTGAAAAGAGGTACCTTTCAAATTCGAATATTCTAAGAAACCCCACGTTCTTGCTCGCGATATTATTCCCTCAATTTAATTTATCGTTTGTTTCTTTTTGCCgtaattgtttttgtttgtttgtttgtttgcaaTCGTAATGTAAATAAATCTGAAATCACgtttgggtttagtgtttgGCGTGCTCTCTACGGATTTAATGTTGATTCTTAAGAAATAAGTTAATGTGGATTAAAAGGTAACGTATATGAGAGGGTTTTGAGGTTTCATACGTTAGTTTTCTGCCAAATCAGAGGAACAAATCCAGCAACGTTTCAAAAACACTACTTGTAAAACGTATGTTCTTTTCAATTTGATTCTATTTTAGGAGTAAATATATTTGTCCTTTGTTcttcattttttatttctcttttaaatTGGATATGCTTCTATTTTCTTCCTGTGTTTCTATATTTGTCTCTTCTGTGTTCTGCCATTGATTTAGGCACTGGGTATTTTTAATGCTtatctttgtttttgttgatgAGCTAATCATTAACCTAATAAGTCATCATTTGAATTCGTATGAGACTAACCTTTGCTCTTTATCTTTCTagtttatcaaaagaaaatcatgttCATAATCTGTTTTGTGATTTCCTTTTTGTATCCAggttgaaaacaaaattttattgttCCCACAAAATTCTTCTGAGGAAGTCTTTGGAGTCTTTATATTTAGACTGATTCatcttcttttatatataaacaattatatataagCCAAGATGGATCAGATGTCACCTGATAACATCAATGGACTCATTTTAGCAGTCTCTTCAAGTATTTTCATTGGATCTAGCTTCATCATCAAGAAGAAAGGTCTCAAGAAGGCCGGTGCAAGCGGTGTCCGAGCaggtttcttttttcttttctgaaatCATTCTTGAATTAAGACTTTCAATTTACATAACTCTTGCTGCTTTGTTGTTTATCAACGATCAGGTGAAGGAGGGCACGGTTACTTATCTGAACCATGGTGGTGGGCTGGAATGATAACAAGTAAGTCTTATCAAATGCTGCAAAAAATGTTGTTAAGAATATGTTTGAATAGAAACGAAATATATAACAAGTGTGTGTGTTTTGGTTCTCTTGATGTAGTGATTGTTGGGGAAGTAGCCAATTTTGCAGCCTATGCATTTGCACCAGCTATTCTAGTAACACCTTTGGGAGCTCTAAGTATTATATTCAGGTATTCTTATAACTATTGCAAACATACATTAGTATCACTATAATACGTTATATAAACTATGGTTTTTCTTGAAAATGAAAATTACACTTGTTGTATGCAGCGCAGTGCTCGCGCATTTTATTTTGAAAGAGAAACTGCATATATTTGGAGTGCTTGGTTGTGTTCTTTGTGTTGTTGGGTCTGTAACGATAGTCTTACACGCCCCTCACGAGCAGGAAATAGAATCAGTCAAGCAAGTTTGGAAGCTTGCTATTGAACCAAGTATgtatatttatgatttattcGTCCACAGCCATAATGAACACAAGATATGCAAGATTGATTTTCTGTTTAATCAGGTTTTCTTGTGTATGCTGCTGTGATTTTGTTTGCGGTGCTTGTACTGATCTTCTACTGTGAACCGCGCTATGGGAAGACTCATTTGATAGTATATGTTGGAATCTGTTCTTTAATGGGTTCTCTTACTGTAAGTTTTTCATCATTTCTCTCTCCATTACTCCCTCTCTAGTTTCCTCAAGCTTTGTCTCTTGTGTTGTTAGGTTATGAGTGTTAAAGCTGTGGCCATTGCCATAAAGCTGACATTCTCAGGGATGAATCAGTTCAAATACTTCCACGCTTGGATTTTCATTCTA of the Brassica rapa cultivar Chiifu-401-42 chromosome A03, CAAS_Brap_v3.01, whole genome shotgun sequence genome contains:
- the LOC103860011 gene encoding probable magnesium transporter NIPA1, which codes for MDQMSPDNINGLILAVSSSIFIGSSFIIKKKGLKKAGASGVRAGEGGHGYLSEPWWWAGMITMIVGEVANFAAYAFAPAILVTPLGALSIIFSAVLAHFILKEKLHIFGVLGCVLCVVGSVTIVLHAPHEQEIESVKQVWKLAIEPSFLVYAAVILFAVLVLIFYCEPRYGKTHLIVYVGICSLMGSLTVMSVKAVAIAIKLTFSGMNQFKYFHAWIFILVVAICCLLQINYLNKALDTFNTAVISPVYYVMFTTFTIIASMIMFKDWASQSGLKIATELCGFVTILSGTFLLHKTKDMGNSASGRGSVTLPSNTPVFTNSGSGRSSSSEKIPT